TGAGATGTTTGGGTTTAACTGGGATGGATCATGGGAACCTGTTCGTTGTCAAAGAAGAATATTCCCTTTATAGAAATCGCTCTTGAATTAAATGAGCCTTTCTGGAGGCTCTGTCAGTGGAATAACAGCTGGtttcttttaacataaaaaataactttatttttttcttgtttgtttcagaGTTACAGCAGGATAGCAAACCATATTCTGAACAGCTCCATCATTTCCAACTGGGCTTTTGTAAAGGACAGAAACGCCAGTTCAATATTACTGGACTCAGTGAATTTATTTGCAGGGAAACTTCTTCTAAGGAATGGGTCGGAAAGTGTACAGGAGCACTTCATCTCTATAAAAGGCTACAGCGTACataaaaatacttcaggaaagAGCTTTGATTTTTCTATGGAGTTCAATAACACAGGAGATATCACTGGGCGTGTGGTCATTCCAGAAGAAGAGCTTTTGAAGTTACCCAAGACTTCCAAAGCCATCAGCATTGCACTTCCAACACTTGGAGCCATTCTAGAAACCAACCGGTTGGACCCTGGTTTTGTGAATGGAATGGTGTTATCGGTGTCTCTGCCAGAAGAGCTTCAGCATATTTTGCTCATCTTCGAAAAGGTGAATAAAGTGGAGAATGTCAAGTCTCAGTGTGTTGGGTGGCACTCTACTGAAAGGAGATGGGATAACAGGGCATGCAAAATGAAGTCTGACAACATCAGCAGCGTTGTTTGCATCTGCAAGCATCACCGTCGGACATGCAAATCCTTCTCCATTTTGATGTCCCCCACCATGCTACGAAATGCAGTGCTGGATTATATTACACGTGTAGGGTTAGGCCTTTCCATTTTCAGCTTGGTTCTCTGCCTTGTCATCGAGACTGTTGTCTGGCATCACGttacaaaaactgaaataaccTACATGCGCCATTTTTGTTTGGTCAACATTGCTACATCGCTTCTCATTGCAGATGTTTTGTTCATCTTCGCGGCTATTGTGCACAATACAGCCCTAAACTACCAGTTGTGTGTAGCAGCcacttttttccttcactttttctaTCTTGCCATGTTTTTTTGGATGTTTACCCTGGGCCTCTTGATTCTCTATggattattattaattttttttaagataacgAGATCTGTATTCATAGCTACAGCATTCTCTATTGGATATGGATGTCCCTTGGTCATATCTATCCTCACTGTTGCTATTACTGAACCAAAAAATGGGTATTTAAGGAGTGGAGCCTGCTGGCTCAATTGGCATGAAACGAAAGCCCTTTTGGCCTTTGTTGTACCTGCTCTGGGCATCATCGTTGtgaatgtggtggtggtggtggtggtcgtGGTGAAGACTGGGAGATCCTCTGTTGGAGAAGGCTGCAAGTCACAAGATTTGAGCAACATGATCCGAATTAGCAAAAACGTTGTCCTTCTGACACCTCTTCTGGGTCTCACCTGGGGATTTGGATTAGCAACAATTGTCGACAGCCGCTCTCTGGCATTCCATGTTACGTTTGCGCTGCTGAACGCCTTCCAGGTAAGCTCAGTGAGACTGGGAATAGCATGTGCTCAGACTTTGCTGAACTTGGGAAAAGGCAGCAAACCTAAGAGGGTCTGGCAGCTTGAGCTGTGCATGAAAAACAGGATCTAGGCTTTCCCTTCAGCCTAACTATCTTACACAGTGCGTGCACTAGGCATCCTGCATTGACATAGTAGATGCAGATGGGTAATGGAACAAACTAGTTGGTGTAAAGTGTGATGAAGAATTAAGATGACAAATTTATGTTAAAGTAGACTGCTTAATGTCCAGTAATTGCAAAGATGTCTCATCCTTATCGCTTAACAAATACACAGGAAATTCTCCCTTGCCATTGAAGATGGTTTTATTTAACTCATCAGTATAAACTTGCAATGATACCTGACGTACTGTTGTATAGCCAGTCTGCCTTAGCTCTTCTTGGCTAATGCTGCTACTAAGTGGGTTGAGAAAGTCCTGGTATGTACCCATCAGTCCAGTTCGTAATGAGAATTAGCATGGGTTATATATCCATTCTTGACATTCCCAGAGAGTCCGTGTGACCTGGGTGGATAAACTCATTTTGCATATTGCTGTTATCTGAGTCATAGATGATGAGATCTGTTACACTGACaaagacattattttttctaTCCTTAAGGAAACGACATCTAGAAGCATTTCAGAAACGTCATGTGGTTATGctggttttgttaattttttttgcaattttttaggGGTTCTTCATCCTGTTGTTTGGAACACTGCTGGACAGAAAGGTACTCGGGTCACTTCAGCACTCGTTCTAAATTATATAAACATTTTCTACACTTTGAGAAACtcttccctttaattttttttttttttttttaatttacagacaAGAGAAGCCTTAAGGATGAACTGCATTTCATCAAAGTGGAAGTGTAGTCCAGCAAAGgtaaagtttggggtttgttttttttttttttttcccctcccttaatggcttaatttaaaatttataccAACTTACACACCTTCTTATTTGTATATGGAGAGAATGGAACTATGCACTAAATCTTACCTAGTTTAAAGTTTTTCTAAGGCAGGTGCTTGCTGAAGGAAATACAGGTATCTCAAAAGAATGTTCAGGTTGTTAAGCTTCTAAATATTAGCAGTGGCAATCCGTAGATTTTTATGAACCCTACATAACCTACTGctgttacaaaattaaaaatggtattttaatctAATCTCTTCACCTGTAGATATCAAAGCCCTCTAGGTAGAGAATGCCTATGACTTTTTTTCTATCTGTAAAATATATCTACTTTAAGGTTACTGACGAAGTAAGGAACAGAATTAAGAGTCCAAAATCCCAATATAATGACCTATTTGCCACCTTCACAAAAATATGGATCTGTACGACAGCAGGGCTGCTCTAGGATGTCAGAGGATTGTTCCGCTACCAGCTGAATGTCAGCTCAGCATGGAAACCTTTTGGAGCCCAGCCAGTACATTTGGTGCTAATCAATGTTGTGTACTCATAAGAGCTTGAGGTTTTTTAAATATCAGGGCAATtcattaaaaggaaatgtttaaacCGTAAGGAAACAACTGTGTTTCAGCAGCTTCCTAGGAAAACATAGGCAGAATTGATGTGTTGACATCATTGAGTTAGTGTTTCCTACCTCTGCTGGAAAACTTTTATCTGCTGTTTGTTAGATTTCTTTTGGTACTGAGGCTTTAATGGTTTCAGGCTGTATTTGTAAAAGGGAATCCCCTTTAGCTGTCTCACAAGAATCGTCTGCAGTGCTCCTGCTATCCGCCAAAAGAAACTGTGTCAGTTCAGTTTGGACTTTGGAACAATAAAGATATTTCCTTACTTTTCTCCGGTTTATTTACTAATCAGTCCTGATTCTAGTATTGAAAGCTGCAGAGTGTCTTTTAGCGACAGTGTGTCCAAATGTCCTtggtttctgaggaaaaaatagagGGGTTAAGGAAACTGTACCTCCTTTCTGTTGTCAGCGTTGCCTGGTGTGCTTCGGGTCATTTGGTGCAAGAGAGGCTGCGTGTTTGTACAACTTCTGATTCCTCTGCATCCCTCCTCTCCAGTTTGGTCTTCAGTTGCATCCAGCACTGATATTATGTGCCAAGTTTAAATGCAGTGCAGAAGGTCctctcttaaaacaaaacaaccacagaaaaaccatccaaaaaaccccaaacaaaccccctcCCACAACAAAACATAACCCAAAACAAAGccccaaaatgaaaaacaaataacaagacccaaccccaaaacatgtGCTAAAATTAACTATTTCCTACctaagagaggggaaaaaaagagaagggaagtgTTTGAGATTGCTCCATATTTAATAAACAGAGGTTACAATTCCTGCTTTTACAGATCCAGGATCCAAATAACAGTGAAGATGTGAAACATCTTAACAGGCTGTAGGTCAGGATTGAAAGTTAAAATTCTTTCAAGTCACTACCAATATAATATTCTGGAAGCAACAGGTGGAAATATCACTAATCTCATGACTCAGCAACATTTACTATAAAAGTATTAAGTGATCTCACTGGGCAAAACTTGATGTGGAAACTATGGCTGCATGTGCCCAAGAACTTGGGTCAATGTCACTCACCTGGGTGGAAGAGACCACATGTAGGTGTTTACCATTGTGTtaacagaaggggaaaatgttAGTCATCCACTTTTGTAAACGGGTGTAAATATGGAACTTGACTCATGAGAGCTGGAAAAGTTTGTCACACCTGAAATgattgttaaaaaaacaaacaaacaaaaaacccaaaaaaacttGTTTTACAGAGCTTCAGAATGGGACTGTGTATCTGGGCTTTTAATAGTGAGTATGTAAAACATCTAGAAGGGTTATGCAGACTTTTGCTTCAGGTCTCCTATTTTCTTGTGACTCCTAAGAGCCTTTCTTCTGGGTCAGATTTTAAGACGATCATCTTGTGGCGTTTCTCGCAGGACTCTGAGGCACCTCCTGTTTGAAATGGAACCTCCACCTACATGGACGATTACATCTAACCTGACCTGCTGATGTGTTTTCTCCTAGTCCTAGCAGTGGACAGTTGTCTTCAGTGGATCTGACCAGTGAGAGGAAAAGGAGCACTTCTTACACAGAAATCCTGGTTTGAGATGAACCAAAGTGGCTGACCAGCTCGGAGCGTGGACAGCGCTGTCTTGGAGCATGACCGTGGGAAGCATCGtgaaaaccagaagagaaaaGGCCCTGAACCTGCTGTCAGGAGCAGGAAACCATCAGTGTTGGTGCAACCCTTGGAGGAAACGCGCTGATATATGAAGGTTGTTTCTTATGTTTGTGAAAACTGCTGTGAGGAGAGTTTGTCCTCGTTTGCCATTTCAgtgcttcagtttctttttttttttttatgtcagtgcAATAAGGAGCTGTACAGCATGTGGAGCTgttctaaaattatttaatttttaatgtgatATACAAATGTTGAGTGTTATCTAGCTGGTTTTGGCTGTCTCTGATCAAAAGTGATTCTATTAGGTGGCACTGTATTCATCATTTCCATTTGTCATCCCTGACTGATGGACAACGTAACTATTTCTGCATTACAGCTGTTCTCTCCATCTCAGTACTTGTGTGTCAGAGAAATTGTACAAAGCCCTTTTTTGGTCTGTCAGGAcagaattttcattctttttccaatCCTGCAAGATGATGATAGAGATAAACAAGAAAGAGCACTCTGCAAATAATTAGTTTCCCTCTTTAGATGTGGGAAAGCAAGCTTTGAATGTGCTTCAGAGTTGAATCAAGTGGATGGAGATCTCCTGTGTCCTGTGCAATGTGCTAACAAAGGAAACGGTTTGTCCATGTGTGATGGTGTATCTGGTTTCATTAGAAAATCAGTCCTTGGTCTGAGAAACCCTTTCTAATGAAAGCTTTGATAGAAACATTATTGTCTCTTGTCAGGACAAATTGATGCTTTCAAATGGCAATAAAGTTGAAATTTTGTCATCGTTTCTAGTAAGTGGTCCTTATCCTCCTCTACcaaaaaaagcagataaatgcCCTTTAATATTAGCCGGTATTACTCAAGTCAGGAATCACTCATCCCCCTGTGGCTTTACGTACATTTGAAATACAGAAGATTTAATTGAAATAGTGCTGTTTAATGTCATCAACACCCCTttactgaaggagaaaaatgccCTGGCAAATGAACTGAGGGATGTGGGGCATCTGACAGGTACTATGGAAAAACTCACAGCCAGATGTCTCGTGGGGGGAGAAGCTGGGGCTCTGGAGGGGGTGATCTGGAGGGCAGAGCTCTGCCCTGGGCCATGAGACAGTCCTTGTCCCCAGGACTCTGTTGCATCCTTGCATTTTCCTCTCCTATCTTCTTTCCTCATAGACTGTAGTCTTGTTACAGGAGACTATCCCTGCTCCTTTCATACAGCACATTTGCATGTTGGAGAGCTTTGATCAGGTAAAGATAAAATTGGGCTTATGCTGCTGtaacataaatttaaaaagacCATTTGCCCAAAGTCTGCTTCTTGGTGTCAAGCAGCATCTTCTGTGCTTTAGCTTCTTTCTCTCCTTGAAGCgcttagaggtttttttctttccttcccttctgtttcctCCCCTTAAgcccaggatttttcagcttctgctgcccagccagcaagaaggctggaggggcacaacaagttgggaggggacacagcgaggacagctgacccaaactggccaatggggtattccataccatgtgacgtcatgcccagtatgtaaactggggggagtggggctgggggaatcactgctcgggaactaactgggcatcggttggcgagtggtgagcaattgcattgtgcaccacttgtatattccaatccttttattattattattgttattatgatcattattagtttctttctttctcttctattaaactgttcttatctcaacccacgagttttactttttttccccgattctctcctctgtcccactgggtgagggggggaagcgagtgagcagctacgtggtgcttagctgctgcctggggttaaaccacgacaacactaGAACAAGTTCCTGGGCAGAACATTGATTTACCTCAAATACCTCAAGTTTTATGTTGCCTTTCCAGAGCCAGGCAATTTCCCCCCCTCTATTTCTATCTAGCACAGGCATCTCCTTCACAGTTGGTGGATCAAAAGAGAAGAAGATGCCAAACCAGCAGAGTCTTGGCAGGCTGTTAACAAGGCTGCTGGGTTGCCCCATAAAATGTGCTTACGGTAGATGCTGGCCTGCACCACGAGGCTTGGCACTGCTAGCTCCAGGCACGCTTCCAGCCGGCTGTTCACGGCTCCAAGAACCGGTGGGTGTTTGACCTGTGGTCCTTCGCAAAGGCGTTGCGTGGCTCTGGGTCCGGCTCGCTGGTTTGCCTTGCTGGGAAGTGTCGCGGTGCCCTGTGGTCAGTCTGCTTGGCTTTAGGTGTTAACGGTACACGTTGCTAGGCAAGCAGGGTTTGTAGGGTAATATCCCTCCCGTTTAAACCTGATTTCAGGGTTATGGGGGGAAAGCACGGTTTGGGGCATCCAGCACTTTCACCTCCAGCCCCAAAGTGAAGATGCACCTAAAATCTCTAGTGGGTGTGCTCCTGGGAGAGAGCCCTGTGGGAGCACTGCCTCCTTCTCTGGCTCCAGTTTCAGTGTTTTTGTTTAGGCTGGTAGTACTATGATAATATATTGTTAGCACATCTGTGAATGCGATCGGGTCAAAATTATAAACCCAACAGTATTCCCTCAGGTCAGATGTCCTATGGGCAAGGTGATGCTGATGACTTAGTTTACAATTTCTAACATCATCTGCActataaaccagattttttttgttttcattctcccGAGGGGGACATAATCAATATCGAATGCCATTGGACTTGTATATaattttaacttttctgttaTCTTTTGATGTAATCAAATCTTTCCATGGTTTTGC
This sequence is a window from Harpia harpyja isolate bHarHar1 chromosome 15, bHarHar1 primary haplotype, whole genome shotgun sequence. Protein-coding genes within it:
- the LOC128151848 gene encoding adhesion G protein-coupled receptor F4-like isoform X1, producing MDVRVAHCLLLWAVQFLAAPRAALGVVAKESKTGNRQDGCINLIPCKDNGAICIQPCSPSFHGETSFVCEDRKWQMFTDACASLDVQSLFQKISERDLLPSSGGHVSVAGGHLPFVGEGKPVHGRPGDGAKYFGADDHGNSNCQADFSCIIPDILSSPAVPGNIADIVELLKKISLLLSENVNRKKMQSYSRIANHILNSSIISNWAFVKDRNASSILLDSVNLFAGKLLLRNGSESVQEHFISIKGYSVHKNTSGKSFDFSMEFNNTGDITGRVVIPEEELLKLPKTSKAISIALPTLGAILETNRLDPGFVNGMVLSVSLPEELQHILLIFEKVNKVENVKSQCVGWHSTERRWDNRACKMKSDNISSVVCICKHHRRTCKSFSILMSPTMLRNAVLDYITRVGLGLSIFSLVLCLVIETVVWHHVTKTEITYMRHFCLVNIATSLLIADVLFIFAAIVHNTALNYQLCVAATFFLHFFYLAMFFWMFTLGLLILYGLLLIFFKITRSVFIATAFSIGYGCPLVISILTVAITEPKNGYLRSGACWLNWHETKALLAFVVPALGIIVVNVVVVVVVVVKTGRSSVGEGCKSQDLSNMIRISKNVVLLTPLLGLTWGFGLATIVDSRSLAFHVTFALLNAFQGFFILLFGTLLDRKTREALRMNCISSKWKCSPAKVKFGVCFFFFFPLP
- the LOC128151848 gene encoding adhesion G protein-coupled receptor F4-like isoform X2 — encoded protein: MDVRVAHCLLLWAVQFLAAPRAALGVVAKESKTGNRQDGCINLIPCKDNGAICIQPCSPSFHGETSFVCEDRKWQMFTDACASLDVQSLFQKISERDLLPSSGGHVSVAGGHLPFVGEGKPVHGRPGDGAKYFGADDHGNSNCQADFSCIIPDILSSPAVPGNIADIVELLKKISLLLSENVNRKKMQSYSRIANHILNSSIISNWAFVKDRNASSILLDSVNLFAGKLLLRNGSESVQEHFISIKGYSVHKNTSGKSFDFSMEFNNTGDITGRVVIPEEELLKLPKTSKAISIALPTLGAILETNRLDPGFVNGMVLSVSLPEELQHILLIFEKVNKVENVKSQCVGWHSTERRWDNRACKMKSDNISSVVCICKHHRRTCKSFSILMSPTMLRNAVLDYITRVGLGLSIFSLVLCLVIETVVWHHVTKTEITYMRHFCLVNIATSLLIADVLFIFAAIVHNTALNYQLCVAATFFLHFFYLAMFFWMFTLGLLILYGLLLIFFKITRSVFIATAFSIGYGCPLVISILTVAITEPKNGYLRSGACWLNWHETKALLAFVVPALGIIVVNVVVVVVVVVKTGRSSVGEGCKSQDLSNMIRISKNVVLLTPLLGLTWGFGLATIVDSRSLAFHVTFALLNAFQGFFILLFGTLLDRKTREALRMNCISSKWKCSPAKS